A window of the Desulfovibrio sp. TomC genome harbors these coding sequences:
- a CDS encoding UbiA family prenyltransferase produces MKSASCVAPEGRGFVLTVYLALSRTPHGLLDLAGPFCAALLCRGGMPPLSVVALGIITVFAGYTAVYALNDIVDYRSDKRQLEGSGEDVRANYLDAAFIRHPLARGCLSLPGAIVWFILWALVAFAGAYALNPVCAGLLVVGCLLETTYCLLLTVTHLRALINGVVKALGPLAAAYAVVPDPSPWFLVGLFAWVFTWEIGGQNIPADWHDASRDALTGARTMPVVLGYAKASRLAVAMLSASLFLSVPLLPLSPLAVSAPLTLIACLGGAWLLLPPALRLAKSLDDAQAAALFNRASAYPALVLAVLVAHLLFR; encoded by the coding sequence TTGAAATCCGCCTCTTGCGTCGCTCCCGAAGGCCGGGGCTTTGTCCTGACCGTCTATCTGGCCCTGTCCCGCACGCCCCACGGCCTGCTCGATCTGGCCGGCCCGTTTTGCGCGGCCCTGCTGTGCCGGGGCGGCATGCCGCCCCTGTCCGTGGTGGCGCTTGGCATCATCACGGTCTTTGCCGGCTACACCGCCGTCTATGCCCTAAACGACATCGTGGACTACCGCTCCGACAAGCGCCAGCTCGAAGGCAGCGGCGAGGACGTCCGCGCCAACTACCTCGATGCGGCCTTTATCCGCCATCCTCTGGCCCGGGGCTGCCTGTCCCTGCCCGGCGCCATCGTCTGGTTCATCCTGTGGGCTCTGGTGGCCTTTGCCGGGGCCTATGCCCTAAATCCCGTCTGCGCCGGGCTGCTCGTCGTCGGCTGCCTGCTTGAAACCACCTACTGCCTGCTGTTGACCGTCACCCACCTGCGCGCCCTCATAAACGGCGTCGTCAAGGCGCTGGGGCCTCTGGCCGCCGCCTATGCTGTGGTCCCGGACCCCTCGCCCTGGTTTCTCGTCGGCCTGTTCGCCTGGGTCTTCACCTGGGAGATCGGCGGCCAGAACATCCCCGCCGACTGGCACGACGCCAGCCGCGACGCCCTGACCGGCGCGCGCACCATGCCCGTGGTCCTGGGCTACGCCAAAGCCAGCCGGCTGGCTGTGGCCATGCTGTCCGCCAGCCTGTTCCTGTCTGTGCCCCTCCTGCCCCTCTCGCCCCTGGCCGTGTCTGCGCCGCTTACCCTTATCGCCTGCCTTGGCGGGGCCTGGCTCCTGCTGCCCCCGGCCCTGCGCTTGGCCAAAAGTCTTGACGATGCCCAGGCCGCCGCCCTGTTCAACCGGGCCAGCGCCTACCCGGCCCTGGTCCTGGCCGTCCTTGTGGCCCATCTGCTCTTCCGGTAG
- a CDS encoding lytic murein transglycosylase, with amino-acid sequence MPGRSFFRLTRALALFLGLGTVALVMSGALAASTVDPAFEPILTRLAADGLPEAKLRRLFSRAEMVFSPKAMADKLTALYMRKFGLRLVADIQTRLMALGWHPGPADGQLDRMTRWSIKAYQASEGLPPLGTATEALLAELDKSPHHAPADLVFPVFPTAEVHDVVLSAERMAEAREFYERNRAALARTRQTYGVPEEYLVALLAVETRVGRYLGDEVAVVNLASLVAGEDPARLAGSFTYEKPAPDRQAWLNKKALEKGEWAYGELRALLRYAEAQGIDALSIPGSIYGAIGICQFMPSNALKYAVDGNGDGKADLFDVEDALASLGNILRAMGWKQPMSEEAIRKVFYGYNHSQVYVNTIMDAARRLRDAPASGTTKP; translated from the coding sequence ATGCCCGGACGATCTTTTTTTCGCCTCACGCGCGCCCTGGCCCTGTTTTTGGGCCTGGGGACCGTGGCCTTGGTCATGAGCGGAGCCCTGGCCGCCTCCACGGTCGATCCGGCCTTTGAGCCGATCCTGACCCGGCTGGCTGCCGACGGGCTGCCGGAGGCGAAGTTGCGCCGGCTGTTCTCCCGGGCCGAGATGGTCTTTTCGCCCAAGGCCATGGCCGACAAACTGACCGCCCTGTACATGCGCAAGTTCGGCCTGCGTCTGGTGGCCGACATCCAGACCCGGCTTATGGCCCTGGGCTGGCATCCGGGACCGGCCGACGGCCAGCTTGATCGCATGACCCGCTGGTCCATCAAGGCCTATCAGGCCTCCGAGGGCCTGCCGCCGCTGGGGACGGCCACCGAGGCGCTGTTGGCCGAACTCGACAAATCCCCGCACCATGCCCCGGCTGATCTGGTCTTTCCTGTTTTTCCCACGGCCGAAGTCCACGATGTGGTGCTCTCGGCCGAACGCATGGCCGAGGCCCGGGAATTTTACGAGCGAAACCGGGCCGCCCTGGCCCGGACCCGCCAGACCTACGGCGTGCCCGAAGAATATCTCGTGGCGCTGTTGGCGGTGGAAACCCGGGTGGGGCGGTATCTTGGCGACGAGGTGGCCGTGGTCAATCTGGCCAGCCTCGTGGCCGGCGAAGACCCGGCCCGGCTGGCCGGCTCGTTTACCTATGAAAAACCCGCCCCGGACCGTCAGGCCTGGCTCAATAAAAAAGCGCTGGAGAAGGGCGAGTGGGCCTACGGCGAACTGCGGGCGCTTTTGCGCTACGCCGAGGCCCAGGGCATTGATGCCCTGTCCATCCCCGGTTCCATTTACGGGGCCATCGGCATCTGCCAGTTCATGCCGTCAAACGCACTCAAGTACGCCGTGGACGGCAACGGCGACGGCAAGGCCGATCTGTTTGACGTCGAGGATGCCCTGGCCAGCCTGGGCAACATCCTGCGGGCCATGGGCTGGAAACAGCCTATGTCGGAGGAGGCCATACGCAAGGTTTTTTACGGCTATAATCACAGTCAAGTGTACGTAAATACGATTATGGATGCAGCCCGGCGTTTACGTGACGCCCCTGCCTCTGGTACGACAAAACCATAA
- a CDS encoding cytochrome d ubiquinol oxidase subunit II — protein MTLADVWYWILAFLLWLYVFTDGFDLGVGILCLLEKSEARHNVMVESIEGVWHANQTWLVMLGGVLFGAFPLVYGTVLAALYLPAGFLLFALMARGIGIEYRAEVADKWFWTKVFGWGSVAVTVAHGILLGGILQGMAFDGLRYVGGSFDWFSPFTILLTATLLCLYPMFAAAWLVFKTEGGLQDTARIWGLRFGSGAVGCLVLLVGYILLDGHLGHLVGRPGRAGLSPGFILLLVVAVLNAALYFRALGKGWERRPLMYSAVMLLFVFLAFGTSLFPMIVPPGVTAESAASPAPMLRIMLYVIGGFLPVVLFYNAYQYRVFRGKAVPEDEV, from the coding sequence ATGACCCTCGCTGATGTCTGGTACTGGATACTGGCCTTTCTGCTGTGGCTTTACGTCTTTACCGACGGCTTTGATCTGGGAGTTGGCATCCTGTGCCTGCTGGAAAAAAGCGAAGCCCGGCACAACGTCATGGTCGAAAGCATTGAAGGCGTGTGGCACGCCAACCAGACCTGGCTGGTCATGCTGGGCGGAGTGCTCTTTGGCGCGTTTCCGCTGGTCTACGGCACGGTGCTGGCCGCGCTGTACCTGCCGGCCGGGTTCCTGCTGTTTGCGCTGATGGCCCGGGGCATCGGCATCGAATACCGGGCCGAGGTCGCGGACAAGTGGTTTTGGACCAAGGTCTTTGGCTGGGGCAGCGTGGCCGTCACCGTGGCCCACGGCATCCTGCTCGGCGGCATCCTCCAGGGCATGGCCTTTGACGGGCTGCGCTACGTCGGCGGATCGTTTGACTGGTTTTCGCCCTTTACCATCCTGCTGACCGCCACGCTCTTGTGCCTCTACCCCATGTTCGCCGCTGCCTGGCTGGTCTTTAAGACCGAGGGCGGTCTGCAGGACACCGCCCGGATCTGGGGCCTGCGCTTCGGTTCGGGGGCCGTGGGCTGTCTGGTGCTGTTGGTGGGCTATATTCTTCTGGACGGCCATCTCGGCCATCTGGTCGGCCGGCCGGGCCGGGCCGGGCTGTCGCCAGGGTTCATCCTGCTGCTGGTCGTGGCCGTGCTCAACGCCGCCCTCTATTTCCGGGCCCTGGGCAAGGGCTGGGAACGCCGGCCGCTGATGTACAGCGCCGTCATGCTGCTGTTCGTCTTTCTGGCCTTTGGCACAAGCCTTTTCCCCATGATCGTGCCGCCGGGGGTGACCGCCGAGTCCGCCGCTTCGCCCGCGCCCATGTTGCGCATCATGCTCTATGTCATCGGCGGCTTCCTGCCGGTGGTCCTTTTTTACAATGCCTACCAGTACCGGGTGTTTCGCGGCAAGGCGGTCCCGGAAGACGAGGTCTAG
- a CDS encoding nucleoside recognition domain-containing protein has translation MEIAFSALPRALRAVAVDAARICLDLFKVMVPILIGVKILKELGWIAYLAKPLAPLMSLVGLPPECGLTWATAIANNLYAALAVHAALVPDMAPLTVAQSTVIATMMLIAHNIFVEGAIAKRCGVGFWGQAVLRLGGALACGMLLHVVFSALGLFTDPAPLLFTPSAEDSGLWTWAFGEIKNLGMIYCVIAALVGIMRLLETLGVTRLFEAALLPFLRLMGIGGGAATITVIGLVMGLAYGSGLILHDVQKGKVAQRDVFSAISLMSLSHALIEDTLLMYLIGASLWGTFVGRLLFSLAVVAVLSRVAAGLARPRLA, from the coding sequence ATGGAAATTGCCTTTTCTGCCCTGCCGCGCGCCCTGCGGGCGGTGGCCGTCGATGCCGCGAGAATCTGCCTTGATCTGTTCAAGGTCATGGTGCCGATTCTCATTGGCGTGAAGATACTCAAGGAACTCGGCTGGATCGCCTATCTGGCCAAACCCCTGGCCCCGCTTATGAGTCTGGTCGGCCTGCCGCCGGAATGCGGACTGACCTGGGCCACGGCCATTGCCAACAATCTCTACGCCGCCCTGGCTGTCCACGCCGCCCTGGTCCCGGACATGGCCCCGCTGACCGTGGCCCAGTCGACCGTCATCGCCACCATGATGCTCATCGCCCACAACATCTTTGTGGAAGGGGCCATTGCCAAACGCTGCGGCGTGGGGTTCTGGGGCCAGGCGGTCTTGCGTCTGGGTGGGGCGCTGGCCTGCGGCATGCTGCTCCACGTCGTTTTTTCGGCCCTGGGCCTATTTACCGACCCGGCTCCGTTGCTCTTTACCCCCTCGGCCGAAGACAGCGGCCTTTGGACCTGGGCTTTTGGAGAAATCAAGAATCTCGGCATGATCTACTGCGTCATCGCCGCCCTGGTCGGGATCATGCGCCTGCTTGAGACGCTTGGCGTGACGAGGCTCTTCGAGGCGGCCCTGCTGCCGTTTCTGCGGCTCATGGGCATAGGCGGCGGCGCGGCCACCATCACGGTCATCGGACTGGTCATGGGACTGGCCTATGGCAGCGGGCTCATTTTGCACGACGTGCAAAAAGGCAAGGTGGCGCAGCGTGACGTCTTTTCGGCCATAAGCCTCATGAGCCTGTCCCATGCCCTTATTGAGGACACGCTCCTTATGTATCTCATCGGGGCCAGCCTGTGGGGCACGTTTGTCGGCCGGTTGCTCTTTTCCCTGGCCGTGGTGGCCGTCCTGTCCCGGGTGGCCGCCGGCTTGGCCCGGCCGAGGCTGGCCTAG
- a CDS encoding polysaccharide deacetylase family protein, whose translation MRAKGLFCVTSLATCLLFLAQVLPVRAATILVYHSFGVHTSMSISLAAFEAQLDFLEKNGNKVIGIDELVRDVAAGQNPPDGAVVIAIDDGWATVMQAYEVLKRRNLPFTLFLPMAYTANPYCKATLSQANIDTIKSYPKATFADHSFSHSPKLTKSEDFAREDVRKSHERFRQVLGYDTKYFAYPYGAVSETYARLLREAGYEYLFVTGDSPVSATTKIQAIPRIAAHRLSLPVLASVLRGHAAMLAKAKPAPAAPTDKTLVSATKAAEVIPHNVE comes from the coding sequence ATGCGCGCCAAGGGGCTTTTTTGCGTCACTTCCCTGGCGACCTGTCTGCTTTTCCTGGCCCAGGTCTTGCCAGTCCGGGCCGCCACCATCCTGGTGTATCACAGCTTTGGCGTTCACACCTCCATGTCCATTTCCCTGGCGGCGTTTGAAGCCCAGCTCGATTTCCTGGAAAAAAACGGCAACAAGGTCATCGGCATCGATGAACTGGTGCGCGACGTTGCCGCCGGGCAGAATCCGCCCGACGGGGCGGTGGTCATCGCCATCGACGACGGCTGGGCCACGGTGATGCAGGCCTACGAGGTCTTAAAGCGTCGCAATCTGCCCTTTACCTTGTTTTTGCCCATGGCCTACACGGCCAATCCGTACTGCAAGGCCACCCTGTCCCAGGCCAACATCGACACGATCAAGAGCTATCCCAAAGCGACCTTTGCCGACCACTCCTTCAGCCATTCCCCGAAACTGACCAAAAGCGAGGACTTCGCCCGGGAGGACGTGCGCAAAAGCCACGAACGCTTCCGGCAGGTGCTTGGCTACGACACCAAATACTTTGCCTATCCGTACGGCGCGGTGAGCGAGACCTACGCCCGGCTGTTGCGCGAGGCCGGCTACGAATACCTCTTTGTCACCGGCGACAGTCCGGTGTCGGCCACGACCAAGATCCAGGCCATTCCGCGCATTGCGGCCCACCGGCTGTCCCTGCCGGTGCTGGCCTCGGTGCTGCGCGGCCACGCCGCCATGCTGGCCAAGGCCAAGCCGGCCCCGGCCGCGCCAACCGACAAGACCCTGGTCAGCGCCACCAAAGCGGCCGAGGTCATTCCACACAACGTGGAGTAG
- a CDS encoding ParA family protein produces METALYAICPFCRTRQDVPEGQSATGVICAKCHRRFSMRRPEPAQAAAAPILRFERPHGAFERPTLVERSFETVDRPGVAPSVTMAPAAPASQVAAAAAAAAAASPVTDLEEETGPPILAEPDAAEELAAAAALRAIKSQLAAEPAPSRLPAPGAAKARRIGVMLSKGGVGKTTTAVNLAAGLAALGRRVLLIDADTQGQCAFALGVTPAKGLAEFVEGSADADTALLPARENLWLLGGGKGLAGLKRLISRKDFGGERTLDDALAALDARFDVIVVDSAPGWDALTVNVLFYVHEVLAPVALEAMSLQGFSEFLRSFAAVSRYRPELSLAYIVPTFLDKRVRGPAALADELAALYPDRICPPVRYNAKLSEAPAQGRTIFEFAPRSPGAKDYHALARRVAAGAREGE; encoded by the coding sequence ATGGAAACCGCCCTCTACGCCATCTGCCCCTTCTGCCGGACCAGACAGGATGTCCCGGAAGGCCAGTCCGCAACCGGCGTCATCTGCGCCAAATGCCACCGCCGCTTCAGCATGCGCCGCCCCGAACCGGCCCAGGCTGCGGCCGCCCCGATCCTTCGCTTCGAGCGCCCCCACGGCGCTTTCGAACGCCCGACCCTGGTGGAACGGAGTTTTGAGACCGTTGATCGGCCCGGCGTCGCCCCTTCGGTCACAATGGCCCCTGCCGCCCCGGCTTCCCAGGTCGCCGCAGCCGCCGCAGCCGCCGCAGCCGCGTCCCCGGTTACGGACCTGGAGGAAGAAACCGGACCGCCTATCCTGGCCGAACCCGATGCCGCCGAGGAACTGGCCGCAGCTGCGGCCCTTCGGGCCATCAAAAGCCAGCTCGCCGCCGAACCGGCCCCCTCCCGGCTGCCTGCGCCGGGCGCGGCCAAGGCCCGGCGCATCGGCGTGATGCTCAGCAAAGGCGGGGTCGGCAAAACCACCACCGCCGTCAATCTGGCCGCCGGGCTGGCCGCCCTGGGCCGGCGCGTGCTGCTCATCGACGCCGACACCCAGGGCCAGTGCGCCTTTGCCCTGGGCGTGACCCCGGCCAAGGGATTGGCCGAATTCGTCGAAGGTTCGGCCGATGCCGACACCGCCCTGCTTCCGGCCCGGGAAAATCTCTGGCTGCTTGGCGGCGGCAAGGGACTGGCCGGGCTCAAACGCCTGATCAGCCGCAAGGATTTCGGCGGCGAGCGGACCCTGGATGACGCCCTGGCCGCACTCGACGCCCGCTTTGACGTCATCGTGGTGGACAGTGCCCCGGGCTGGGATGCGCTGACCGTCAACGTGCTCTTCTACGTGCACGAGGTGCTGGCCCCGGTGGCCCTCGAAGCCATGTCGCTGCAAGGCTTTTCCGAATTCCTGCGCAGCTTTGCCGCCGTGTCGCGCTACCGTCCGGAATTGTCCCTGGCCTACATCGTCCCGACCTTTCTCGACAAGCGCGTGCGCGGTCCGGCCGCCCTGGCCGACGAACTGGCCGCGCTCTACCCCGACCGCATCTGCCCGCCGGTGCGCTACAACGCCAAACTCTCCGAAGCGCCGGCCCAAGGCCGCACCATCTTCGAATTCGCCCCCCGCTCCCCCGGAGCCAAAGACTACCACGCCCTGGCCAGGCGCGTCGCGGCTGGTGCGCGAGAGGGAGAATGA
- a CDS encoding class I SAM-dependent methyltransferase, with protein sequence MEVNWPERFYCRSFVRKIAQWREVSYFRAAHPIPSGARVLEIGCGDGGGAAIFARRFAPSLYHGLDVDPAMVKVAAGRRKGPEWDKRLFVLGDAERLPYPDNAFDAVVNFGIIHHLPDWRRGVAEAARVLRPGGAFYFEEIYPPLYANPLFRIILAHPRENRFHGPEFRAALAEEGLRLLPGFHESCLFILGVAIKTARP encoded by the coding sequence ATGGAAGTTAACTGGCCGGAACGGTTCTATTGTCGCAGCTTTGTCCGCAAAATCGCCCAATGGCGGGAAGTGTCCTATTTTCGCGCCGCCCACCCCATCCCCTCCGGGGCCAGGGTGTTGGAGATCGGCTGCGGCGACGGCGGCGGGGCCGCCATTTTTGCCCGGCGCTTTGCCCCGTCGCTCTACCACGGCCTGGACGTGGACCCGGCCATGGTCAAAGTGGCTGCCGGCCGGCGCAAGGGACCCGAGTGGGACAAACGCCTGTTTGTCCTGGGCGACGCCGAGCGACTGCCCTATCCGGACAACGCCTTTGACGCCGTGGTCAACTTCGGCATCATCCACCACCTGCCCGATTGGCGTCGCGGCGTGGCCGAAGCGGCCCGGGTGCTGCGGCCGGGAGGCGCGTTTTATTTCGAGGAAATCTATCCGCCGCTCTATGCCAACCCCTTGTTCCGGATTATCCTGGCCCACCCGAGGGAAAACCGGTTCCATGGCCCCGAGTTCCGGGCGGCCCTGGCCGAGGAAGGACTGCGCCTCTTGCCGGGATTCCACGAGTCGTGCCTCTTCATCCTCGGTGTGGCCATCAAAACCGCGCGCCCCTGA
- a CDS encoding ubiquinone/menaquinone biosynthesis methyltransferase — MRDTLVRRMFEDIAFSYDFQNSALSLGIDIWWRRVLVGMLEPTSGIVLDAATGTGEVALAIRRRRPRLTVVGLDFSPAMLAQARAKRERKHVTGYHLGVADCRDVPLADASVAAVTMAFGIRNIAERVAVMREFHRVLVPGGQMHIMEFGIPRNALAAALYRFYFDRILPPVGNFLSRTDYAYSYLVESVDAFPRDPDFLAQMAEAGFGQCRVADLTCGVARIFTGRKG; from the coding sequence ATGCGCGACACGCTCGTGCGGCGGATGTTTGAGGACATCGCCTTTTCCTATGATTTCCAAAACAGCGCCCTGTCGCTTGGCATCGACATCTGGTGGCGCAGGGTGCTGGTCGGGATGCTTGAACCGACCTCGGGCATCGTCCTTGACGCGGCTACGGGCACCGGCGAAGTGGCCCTGGCCATTCGTCGCCGCCGGCCGCGCCTGACCGTGGTCGGCCTGGATTTTTCCCCGGCCATGCTGGCCCAGGCCCGGGCCAAGCGCGAGCGCAAACATGTGACGGGCTACCATCTGGGCGTGGCCGACTGCCGGGACGTGCCGCTTGCCGACGCCAGCGTGGCCGCCGTGACCATGGCCTTTGGCATCCGCAACATTGCCGAGCGGGTGGCGGTCATGCGTGAATTTCACCGGGTGCTCGTCCCGGGCGGCCAGATGCACATCATGGAATTCGGCATCCCGCGAAACGCCCTGGCTGCGGCCCTGTACCGCTTCTATTTCGACCGCATCCTGCCGCCGGTCGGCAACTTCCTGTCGCGCACCGATTACGCCTACAGCTATCTGGTCGAATCCGTCGACGCCTTCCCGCGCGACCCCGATTTCCTGGCCCAGATGGCCGAGGCCGGGTTTGGCCAGTGCCGCGTCGCCGACCTCACCTGCGGCGTTGCCCGCATCTTCACCGGGCGCAAGGGCTAG
- a CDS encoding cytochrome ubiquinol oxidase subunit I, with translation MDYLTDPLLLSRLQFALTTAFHITFPTLTIGLGVYLVCLEALWLKTRDLAYFRQFRFWSGLFAVNFAVGVVSGIPLEFQFGANWGPFSATVGNFFGQILGFEGTMAFMLESAFLYIMLFGWKRVGPRMHFFATIMVAFAASLSAFWILVANSWMQTPSGGHLAGGIFVVDDYLAAVFSPDLPLAFTHMYLACLSVSLFVIGAVSGINLLLGRHPAFFLRSFKFAAIAALVVTPLQAFVGDLNGQEIGRLQPAKVAAIESHWDTNQPGQGAAWNMVAWPDPANERNSFEISIPYALSLLITHSPTGIVPGLKDFPKEDRPPIVLPFYSFRLMVGVGGMMVAVMAWTLWWWRRGRLTLARASENKPLYLAWALMAGGAYLAVVMGWVTREVGRQPWLAYGLIRTEGGHSANLSAGEVGLSLVGFIVAYTLLSAAFLFFMGKLLRRGPNMDEMPPAGHLPGRTAG, from the coding sequence ATGGACTATCTGACCGATCCGCTCCTGCTGTCCCGGTTGCAGTTCGCCCTGACCACGGCCTTTCACATCACCTTTCCAACCCTGACCATCGGCCTTGGCGTCTATCTCGTCTGTCTCGAGGCCCTGTGGCTCAAAACCCGTGACCTGGCCTATTTCCGCCAGTTCCGCTTCTGGTCCGGGCTTTTTGCCGTCAATTTCGCCGTGGGCGTGGTCTCCGGCATCCCCCTGGAATTCCAGTTCGGGGCCAACTGGGGGCCGTTTTCGGCCACGGTCGGCAACTTCTTCGGCCAGATCCTCGGTTTTGAAGGCACCATGGCCTTCATGCTGGAATCGGCCTTTCTCTACATCATGCTCTTTGGCTGGAAACGGGTCGGCCCCAGGATGCATTTTTTCGCCACCATCATGGTGGCCTTTGCCGCCTCGCTGTCGGCCTTCTGGATTCTGGTGGCCAACTCCTGGATGCAGACTCCGTCCGGCGGCCATCTGGCGGGCGGCATCTTCGTGGTGGACGACTATCTGGCCGCCGTCTTTTCCCCGGACCTGCCCCTGGCCTTCACCCACATGTATCTGGCATGCCTGAGCGTCTCGCTGTTCGTCATCGGCGCGGTCTCCGGCATAAACCTCCTGCTTGGCCGCCACCCGGCCTTCTTCCTGCGCTCGTTTAAATTCGCCGCCATAGCCGCCCTGGTCGTGACCCCGCTCCAAGCCTTTGTCGGGGACCTAAACGGCCAGGAGATCGGCCGGCTCCAGCCGGCCAAGGTGGCGGCCATCGAGTCCCACTGGGACACCAACCAGCCCGGACAGGGCGCGGCCTGGAACATGGTGGCCTGGCCTGATCCGGCCAATGAACGCAACTCTTTTGAAATCTCCATCCCCTATGCCTTAAGCCTGCTCATCACCCATTCCCCCACCGGCATCGTGCCCGGACTCAAGGATTTTCCCAAGGAAGACCGGCCGCCCATTGTGCTGCCGTTTTATTCCTTTCGCCTCATGGTCGGCGTTGGCGGCATGATGGTCGCGGTCATGGCCTGGACCCTTTGGTGGTGGCGGCGCGGCCGGCTCACCCTGGCCCGGGCTTCGGAGAATAAGCCCCTGTATCTGGCCTGGGCGCTCATGGCCGGCGGGGCCTATCTGGCCGTGGTCATGGGCTGGGTCACCCGCGAAGTGGGGCGGCAGCCCTGGCTGGCCTATGGCCTGATCCGCACCGAGGGCGGCCATTCGGCCAACCTGTCCGCCGGCGAAGTGGGCCTGTCTCTGGTCGGGTTCATCGTGGCCTATACGCTTTTGAGCGCCGCCTTCCTCTTTTTCATGGGCAAGCTCCTGCGCAGGGGGCCAAATATGGACGAAATGCCTCCTGCCGGCCATCTGCCGGGGCGCACGGCCGGCTAA
- a CDS encoding carboxymuconolactone decarboxylase family protein produces MVENWQEKLGEAVKALGALAKGNPGIMDGYKALDGAGSAFGTLDLKTRELISLAVAASTRCDTCIAVHAKAAVEAGASREELLETLAVAITLNTGAAFVYSSRILDAYDAFAK; encoded by the coding sequence ATGGTAGAGAATTGGCAGGAAAAATTGGGCGAGGCCGTCAAGGCCCTGGGCGCATTGGCCAAAGGCAATCCGGGCATCATGGACGGCTACAAGGCCCTGGACGGAGCCGGCAGCGCGTTTGGCACCCTGGATCTCAAGACCCGGGAACTCATCAGCCTGGCCGTGGCCGCGTCCACCCGCTGCGATACCTGCATCGCCGTCCATGCCAAGGCTGCCGTCGAAGCCGGTGCCAGCCGCGAGGAACTCCTCGAAACCCTGGCCGTGGCCATCACCCTCAACACCGGCGCAGCCTTCGTCTATTCCTCGCGTATCCTTGACGCCTACGACGCCTTCGCCAAATAA
- a CDS encoding MATE family efflux transporter produces the protein MKRWHGPGGIAHVLRLGLPLLAGMGSLTAMHLTDRIFLGWYSQDALAASLPAGVTFFLLTSFFLGTAGYAGVLVAQHVGAGLVAMVGRVVWQGIYFALLSFVPLTLLALAAGPIFTAMDHAPEVRVLEIVYYRVLMLGAGLMVLEASLAAFFSGRGLTRVIMFVNFGGALLNIPLNYVLIFGKFGLPALGVAGSALATVTAWASMAAVYCLLIFSRDNDRLYGVLRGFRFDGGLFARLVRLGMPGGAQVFLDVFAAMVFIALSGRLGRAELTATSIVLSANTPAFLPLIGLSQGLAVIVGQAMGAGKPAEAVRAAGSAVRVMAVYMGVMAVIFLTVPDQLARIFQPNDADASFADAVALCRPLFAWAAVLGCCDIVIHMAFGVLRGAGDTRYLMWAAAAVSVFALVIPAVFAVAYGWVGVVGLWGLFAGYAAVMAVVLWLRYRGRAWQTLRLVKPAGAGR, from the coding sequence ATGAAACGCTGGCACGGCCCGGGCGGCATCGCCCACGTCTTGCGGCTGGGGTTGCCGCTTTTGGCCGGGATGGGGTCGCTGACGGCCATGCACCTGACCGACCGCATCTTTCTGGGCTGGTATTCCCAGGACGCCCTGGCCGCGTCCCTGCCGGCCGGCGTGACCTTCTTCCTGCTCACCTCGTTTTTCCTGGGCACAGCCGGCTATGCCGGGGTGCTGGTGGCCCAGCATGTCGGGGCCGGCCTCGTCGCCATGGTTGGCCGGGTGGTCTGGCAGGGCATCTATTTCGCCCTGCTGTCCTTTGTGCCGCTGACCCTGCTGGCCCTGGCCGCCGGGCCGATTTTTACGGCCATGGACCATGCCCCGGAAGTGCGCGTCCTTGAGATCGTCTATTACCGGGTGCTGATGCTCGGGGCCGGACTCATGGTGCTCGAGGCCTCGCTGGCCGCCTTTTTCAGCGGTAGGGGGCTGACGCGGGTCATCATGTTCGTCAATTTCGGCGGCGCGCTCCTCAATATCCCGCTCAATTACGTGCTGATCTTCGGCAAATTCGGGCTGCCGGCCCTGGGCGTGGCCGGTTCGGCCCTGGCCACGGTCACGGCCTGGGCCAGCATGGCCGCGGTCTACTGCCTGCTGATCTTTTCCCGGGACAACGACCGGCTCTACGGCGTCTTGCGGGGCTTTCGCTTTGACGGCGGCCTGTTTGCCCGGCTGGTGCGGCTGGGGATGCCGGGCGGAGCCCAGGTCTTTTTGGACGTGTTTGCGGCCATGGTCTTTATTGCCCTGTCCGGACGCCTGGGCCGGGCCGAGCTGACGGCCACGAGCATCGTCCTTTCGGCCAACACCCCGGCCTTTTTGCCGCTGATCGGCCTGTCCCAGGGGCTGGCCGTCATCGTCGGGCAGGCCATGGGGGCCGGGAAGCCGGCCGAGGCCGTGCGGGCCGCCGGCAGCGCCGTGCGGGTCATGGCCGTCTATATGGGCGTCATGGCCGTGATCTTCCTGACCGTGCCCGACCAGTTGGCCCGGATCTTTCAGCCAAACGACGCCGACGCCTCCTTTGCCGACGCCGTGGCCCTGTGCCGGCCGCTGTTTGCCTGGGCTGCTGTCCTCGGCTGTTGCGACATCGTCATCCACATGGCCTTTGGCGTGCTCCGCGGAGCCGGCGACACCCGCTACCTCATGTGGGCGGCGGCGGCGGTATCGGTGTTCGCCCTGGTGATCCCGGCCGTTTTCGCCGTGGCCTACGGCTGGGTCGGGGTGGTCGGGCTGTGGGGGCTCTTTGCCGGCTACGCCGCCGTCATGGCCGTGGTCTTGTGGTTGCGCTACCGGGGCCGGGCATGGCAAACCTTGCGGCTGGTCAAACCGGCCGGCGCCGGCCGCTAA